From the Phycisphaeraceae bacterium genome, one window contains:
- a CDS encoding ABC transporter ATP-binding protein, with product MSDGYFEDDAPLQKFRAASFLRVIAFARPYTWPFAGIIAIALVVASFEIGFPTVMAKVIDAADRADRETIQFMIPIFIALVMTMAAAIVAFINLVGSVTANIAHDIRRDGFDKLQDLEFAYFDTRPTGWLMSRLTSDCNKIARIMGWATLDLAWGSATITAIAVYMLWINLELGLVILCIIPMLFWVGRFFQVRLLDTARHVRRTASRITATYNESILGVRTTKTLVQEHNNARDFAEVSQRQYTESMAHAKYAAAFMPVVSVICSIGIAAALWRGGILVEREIITIGTLVLFMSFANFLQEPIKEMARQLTMIQSAQASAERITDLLETVPAIRDSAEITQRIATTQPKPGQAIDGLPDRIERVRFENIAFGYNPDRPVLKDINLDIEPGQTIALVGPTGGGKSTLVSLLCRFYEPTQGRILLDGVEYRDRSLAWYQSRLGIVLQQPHLFTGTVAENIRYGRLDASDEQVAEAAAIVRADRFIRELEHGYQTPVGSGGILLSTGQKQLIALARAVIADPAIFVMDEATSSVDTETERLIQQAIERVLHNRIAFVIAHRLSTIRSADRILVIQTGHITESGDHHELLQENGHYAQLYRNDLVSWNEAS from the coding sequence ATGTCTGATGGATACTTCGAAGACGATGCACCACTCCAGAAGTTTCGCGCCGCCAGTTTCCTCCGCGTTATCGCTTTCGCACGCCCCTACACCTGGCCCTTTGCCGGCATTATCGCCATAGCTCTCGTCGTCGCTTCCTTCGAGATCGGCTTCCCGACTGTCATGGCCAAGGTCATCGACGCCGCCGACCGAGCCGACCGCGAGACCATCCAGTTCATGATCCCAATCTTCATCGCCCTGGTGATGACCATGGCCGCTGCAATCGTCGCCTTCATCAATCTGGTTGGCTCTGTCACCGCCAACATCGCCCACGACATCCGCCGTGACGGCTTCGACAAACTCCAGGACCTCGAGTTCGCCTACTTCGACACAAGACCCACCGGCTGGCTGATGTCCAGACTCACCTCCGACTGCAACAAGATCGCCCGCATCATGGGCTGGGCCACCCTCGACCTCGCTTGGGGCTCCGCCACCATCACCGCCATCGCCGTCTATATGCTCTGGATCAACCTTGAACTCGGACTCGTCATCCTCTGCATCATCCCCATGCTCTTCTGGGTCGGACGCTTCTTCCAGGTCCGACTCCTCGATACCGCCCGCCACGTCCGCAGAACCGCATCACGCATCACCGCGACCTACAACGAGTCCATCCTCGGCGTCCGAACCACCAAAACCCTCGTGCAGGAACACAACAACGCCCGCGACTTCGCCGAGGTCTCCCAACGCCAGTACACCGAGTCCATGGCCCACGCCAAGTACGCCGCCGCCTTCATGCCCGTCGTCTCTGTCATCTGCTCCATCGGGATCGCCGCCGCCCTGTGGCGGGGCGGAATCCTCGTCGAGCGCGAGATCATTACCATCGGAACCCTCGTCCTCTTCATGAGCTTCGCCAACTTCCTCCAGGAACCCATCAAGGAAATGGCCCGCCAGCTCACCATGATCCAGAGCGCCCAGGCCTCCGCCGAACGCATCACCGACCTCCTCGAAACCGTCCCCGCCATCCGCGACAGCGCCGAAATCACGCAACGCATCGCCACCACCCAACCCAAACCCGGACAAGCCATCGACGGTTTGCCCGACCGCATCGAGCGCGTCCGCTTCGAGAACATCGCATTCGGCTACAACCCTGACCGCCCCGTCCTCAAGGACATCAACCTCGACATAGAGCCCGGCCAAACCATCGCCCTCGTCGGACCCACCGGGGGCGGAAAGTCCACACTCGTCTCCCTCCTCTGCCGTTTTTACGAACCCACGCAGGGCCGCATCCTCCTTGACGGCGTCGAATACCGCGATCGCTCCCTCGCCTGGTACCAGTCACGACTCGGCATCGTCCTCCAACAACCCCACCTATTCACTGGCACCGTCGCCGAGAACATCCGCTACGGCCGACTCGACGCCTCCGATGAACAAGTTGCCGAAGCCGCCGCCATCGTCCGCGCCGACCGCTTCATCCGCGAACTCGAACACGGCTACCAAACCCCCGTCGGCTCGGGCGGAATCCTCCTCTCCACAGGCCAAAAACAACTCATCGCGCTCGCCCGCGCCGTCATCGCCGACCCCGCCATCTTCGTCATGGATGAAGCCACCTCCTCTGTCGATACCGAGACCGAACGTCTCATCCAACAAGCCATCGAACGCGTACTCCACAACCGCATCGCCTTCGTCATCGCCCACCGCCTCTCGACAATCCGCTCCGCAGACAGGATCCTTGTCATCCAGACCGGCCACATCACCGAAAGCGGGGATCACCATGAACTGCTCCAAGAAAACGGCCACTACGCCCAGCTCTACCGCAACGACCTCGTCTCATGGAACGAAGCGAGCTGA
- a CDS encoding ABC transporter ATP-binding protein, with amino-acid sequence MSRSKSTLSITSLILSRISDYLPAFLAVIASAGLAVIGTPVIVRYTIDFVLRNDATQGPAWLLELWSSISQNYTTATILAAAGTLVLIIVSASAVFEYLGGRYTAYASERIARSVRDRMYDHLQRLPVQYFAHAETGDLVQRCTSDIDTVRLFVGSQIVELFRVVLLAALIVPILFWIDWRMGLISTILMPVLLFVSTYFFFSIRNSFKTMDEAEGALTATIQENISGIRVVRAFARQDYERTKLAERNAAFRDGEIRLFVLFARFWSLTDLLIFSQLGLALFYGAHLAILGPDQGGITIGQLYQYWYYIGMVGWPLRQLGRILGEWGKAIVAAGRINEVLATPEETINDPQPTNNLPDRLQGDLVFTNVTARYDDAEPVLHDISFTAKPGQTVALLGPSGSGKSTLISLLLRFITPAEGTVTFAGHDITQLPRQTLRGQISSVLQEPFLYSRSVRENLLLAARSAGDDQLAGAAETASIHSSILDFERGYDTLVGERGVTLSGGQRQRLAIARALLRDAPILLLDDALSAVDTQTEQRILQGLRKRHAEQITLLVAHRLTTVIHADLILILDHGRIIQRGTHQQLITQPGPYQRLWAIQSGTIDDQPN; translated from the coding sequence GTGTCTCGATCTAAATCCACGCTCTCGATCACCTCGCTCATCCTCAGCAGGATCAGCGACTATCTCCCGGCGTTTCTCGCCGTGATCGCATCCGCTGGCCTCGCCGTCATCGGCACACCGGTCATCGTGCGCTACACGATCGACTTCGTCCTCCGCAACGATGCCACGCAGGGGCCCGCATGGCTCCTCGAACTCTGGTCATCCATCAGCCAGAACTACACCACCGCCACGATCCTCGCCGCCGCAGGAACACTCGTCCTCATCATCGTTTCGGCTAGTGCGGTGTTCGAGTACCTAGGCGGACGCTACACCGCCTACGCCTCCGAACGCATCGCGCGCAGCGTCCGTGACCGGATGTATGACCACCTCCAACGACTCCCCGTTCAGTACTTCGCTCATGCCGAGACCGGTGACCTCGTCCAACGCTGTACCTCCGACATCGACACCGTCCGACTCTTCGTCGGTAGTCAGATCGTCGAACTCTTCCGCGTCGTCCTACTCGCCGCCCTCATCGTCCCCATCCTATTCTGGATCGACTGGCGCATGGGACTCATCTCCACCATCCTCATGCCCGTCCTCCTGTTCGTCTCCACCTACTTCTTCTTCTCCATCCGCAACAGCTTCAAGACGATGGATGAGGCCGAAGGCGCTCTGACCGCCACCATCCAGGAGAATATCTCCGGTATCCGCGTCGTCCGAGCTTTCGCACGACAAGACTACGAACGCACCAAACTCGCCGAGCGGAACGCCGCCTTCCGCGATGGCGAAATACGACTCTTTGTGCTCTTCGCTCGCTTCTGGTCACTCACCGACTTGCTCATCTTCAGCCAGCTCGGACTCGCTCTGTTCTACGGTGCCCACCTCGCCATCCTCGGGCCCGACCAAGGCGGGATCACCATCGGACAGCTCTACCAATACTGGTATTACATCGGCATGGTCGGCTGGCCGCTGCGCCAACTCGGTCGCATCCTCGGCGAATGGGGCAAGGCCATCGTTGCCGCTGGCCGCATCAATGAGGTCCTCGCCACACCCGAAGAAACCATCAACGACCCTCAGCCCACAAACAACCTCCCCGACCGCCTCCAAGGCGACCTTGTCTTCACCAACGTCACCGCTCGTTACGACGACGCCGAACCCGTCCTCCACGATATCTCCTTCACCGCCAAACCCGGCCAGACCGTTGCACTCCTCGGGCCCTCCGGCTCCGGCAAGAGCACCCTCATCAGCCTGCTGCTCCGCTTCATCACGCCCGCAGAAGGCACCGTCACCTTCGCAGGTCACGACATCACCCAACTGCCCCGACAAACCCTCCGCGGACAGATATCGTCCGTCCTGCAGGAACCCTTCCTCTACTCACGATCCGTCCGCGAGAACCTCCTCCTCGCCGCCAGATCCGCTGGCGACGACCAGCTCGCCGGTGCCGCCGAAACCGCTTCGATCCACAGCTCCATCCTCGATTTCGAACGCGGATACGACACCCTTGTCGGCGAACGTGGCGTCACCCTCTCAGGCGGACAACGCCAACGCCTCGCCATCGCCCGCGCCCTCCTCCGCGACGCCCCAATCCTCCTCCTCGATGATGCCCTCTCCGCCGTCGATACCCAGACCGAGCAGCGCATCCTCCAGGGACTCCGCAAACGACACGCCGAGCAGATCACCCTCCTTGTCGCCCATCGACTCACCACAGTGATCCACGCCGACCTCATCCTCATTCTCGATCACGGCCGCATCATCCAACGCGGGACCCACCAGCAACTCATCACCCAACCCGGCCCCTACCAGCGCCTCTGGGCCATCCAATCAGGCACCATCGACGACCAGCCCAACTAG